Proteins encoded in a region of the Corynebacterium genitalium ATCC 33030 genome:
- a CDS encoding Pls/PosA family non-ribosomal peptide synthetase → MHTEDNRTSDEFDDPSLAIYGVEEVPEPRTLVDIFMETVNQFPDAPALSGSDGTLTYRELAERIDEQVEILASYGIGVGDRIGIRVPSGTTDLYVAILATICAGAAYVPVDWDDPDSRATTVWEEANVAAVYGARLMLTMHREVGAQVEPGRPGLSDDAWIIFTSGSTGKPKGVAVSHRSAAALVDAEARMYLVDAPLGPQDRVMAGLSVAFDASCEEMWLAWRYGATLVAAPRDIVRSADALGQWITEHEITAVSTVPTLASFWPTESLSAVRLLIFGGEALPKELVNRLVAPGRELWNTYGPTETTVICSGHKMERLENDEPVRIGRATPGWELAVIDPETEQPVEWGQSGELVVAGVGLGRYLDPAKDAEKYAPIPALGWDRAYRTGDLVVAERDGLIFAGRTDDQIKFGGRRMELGEIDRALASTPGISAAAAAKKTTAAGSDIIVGYVVAEGELDLQEVRAHLSTVLPGGIAPSICVMDSLPMKTSGKVDRGALPWPLPDSGEVTAGLSPELHWLAGKWADQLGPVPLEADANFFENGGSSVALAKLAVDLRADYPALDIGALYDNPTLEDMAAYLETLNATLEPRPTPKKIPWWTGIFQFLWVCGIYLVNAARYVVGALLVVWALDVFLDAPWVPALPFWPLLIGWIVLFSLPGKVAQATLVSRLLTIGIRPGEYLRGGWTHMRVWAAERYVTYLKLETLLGTPMAPLFFRLLGNSVGRDGELATMPPVTGLATIGDRVSLEQEVDILGHWIEGDTFILGSIDIEDGVRVGLRTFVTPNSRIGANAEILSGSCVSGEVAPGRLYGGSPLADRGEAGLTWPELSPEEAARRGSVTLVNRFERGIYFGAGMAWMTLLPVLASLPGILLIYPTVWSRDRYQDVFPILAAWTPVFILLVMVTWLALVVLSVRFCSVFIQPGYFPQRSTTGWAVWMTHTLLQKTLTSTYFMYAGWLPPAFLRILGARVGEDTEISTVETIPHLTSIGDRCFLADHSLCSAARQGNGWVHLGTTVVSDGSFVGNSGIVGADHDLPEDALIAVLSSSPYRPGRGTSWLGRSIREIPRAHVEADVAHTFKPPRYLKVARAVVEAFRIVPIMVTAYLDLFIVWVLTEIYMRAGMGQAGFNAVLLWVFPVVLAAGIIASTVPIVAKWLLVGRFKSGDHTLFSTFVWRGELVDNFAELLAVPSLIRMSLGSPMHNWWLRMMGCHIGKHVWCESWWLPEFDLIRLGDRSTVNRGTVLQTHLFHDRVMALETVELGMGATLGPNSFMLPGSSLGDRTTIEPGSLVLRNDGIPADTVWSGNPVAHVEAPADEAPADDQSGKVTLSDAHYSAV, encoded by the coding sequence GTGCATACAGAGGACAATCGGACATCGGACGAGTTCGATGATCCGTCACTAGCTATCTACGGTGTCGAGGAAGTCCCTGAACCCAGGACATTGGTCGACATCTTTATGGAAACTGTCAATCAGTTTCCAGATGCCCCGGCACTGTCCGGTTCAGATGGAACGCTGACATACCGGGAGCTTGCCGAGCGAATCGATGAACAGGTCGAGATTCTTGCAAGCTACGGAATCGGTGTCGGTGATCGAATTGGAATCCGCGTGCCGTCGGGAACGACCGACCTCTACGTGGCAATTCTGGCAACCATTTGTGCCGGGGCTGCTTACGTGCCTGTGGACTGGGATGACCCAGATTCACGCGCCACGACTGTGTGGGAAGAAGCCAATGTTGCGGCGGTGTACGGCGCGCGCCTGATGCTCACCATGCACCGTGAAGTCGGCGCACAGGTAGAACCCGGACGCCCGGGTCTCAGCGATGACGCATGGATCATCTTCACCTCCGGTTCCACCGGTAAACCGAAAGGCGTTGCGGTGAGCCACCGCTCTGCAGCTGCCCTGGTTGACGCAGAAGCCCGGATGTACCTTGTGGATGCTCCGCTTGGACCGCAAGATCGCGTCATGGCCGGACTGTCCGTTGCCTTCGATGCCTCGTGCGAGGAAATGTGGCTGGCATGGCGCTACGGTGCGACCCTGGTCGCTGCTCCGCGCGACATTGTCCGCTCGGCAGACGCCCTGGGGCAGTGGATCACTGAGCACGAAATCACTGCGGTGTCTACTGTGCCTACGCTCGCGTCTTTCTGGCCCACCGAGTCCCTTAGCGCAGTACGCCTTCTCATTTTCGGTGGAGAAGCACTACCCAAGGAACTTGTGAACCGCCTTGTCGCGCCAGGGCGCGAATTGTGGAACACCTACGGGCCGACCGAAACGACAGTCATCTGTTCGGGCCACAAGATGGAACGACTTGAAAACGACGAACCGGTCCGCATCGGCCGAGCTACACCCGGGTGGGAACTCGCGGTGATCGACCCTGAAACCGAGCAGCCGGTCGAGTGGGGACAATCGGGCGAGCTGGTTGTCGCAGGAGTCGGCCTTGGTAGGTACCTCGACCCTGCTAAGGACGCAGAGAAGTATGCTCCCATCCCTGCCCTTGGGTGGGACCGTGCGTACCGCACAGGAGATCTTGTCGTCGCCGAGCGAGACGGATTGATCTTCGCCGGGCGCACCGATGATCAGATCAAGTTCGGTGGTCGACGAATGGAGCTCGGTGAGATTGACCGAGCCCTGGCCAGCACGCCGGGCATTTCGGCTGCCGCGGCCGCGAAAAAGACTACTGCGGCCGGATCGGACATCATCGTCGGCTACGTCGTTGCTGAGGGTGAGCTTGACCTCCAGGAGGTTCGCGCTCACCTTTCCACAGTGCTGCCGGGCGGCATCGCACCGTCGATCTGCGTCATGGATTCGCTCCCGATGAAAACGTCGGGAAAGGTGGACAGGGGTGCCTTGCCATGGCCGCTGCCAGACTCCGGAGAAGTGACCGCTGGATTGTCCCCTGAGCTGCACTGGCTCGCAGGCAAGTGGGCAGACCAGCTGGGTCCTGTTCCGCTCGAAGCAGATGCCAACTTCTTTGAGAATGGCGGGTCGTCGGTCGCATTGGCCAAGCTCGCCGTCGACTTGCGAGCGGACTACCCAGCACTCGATATCGGCGCGTTGTACGACAACCCGACTCTCGAGGACATGGCCGCCTACCTTGAGACCTTGAATGCGACGCTGGAACCTCGGCCGACGCCGAAGAAGATTCCTTGGTGGACGGGCATCTTCCAGTTCCTTTGGGTGTGCGGAATCTACCTTGTCAACGCGGCGCGCTACGTGGTCGGTGCGTTACTGGTCGTATGGGCCCTCGACGTATTCCTGGATGCCCCGTGGGTCCCGGCACTTCCTTTCTGGCCGCTGCTCATTGGCTGGATCGTCCTGTTCTCGCTACCCGGCAAGGTGGCACAAGCCACGCTTGTCTCACGTTTGCTCACCATCGGTATTCGACCAGGTGAGTATCTCCGCGGCGGGTGGACTCACATGCGAGTGTGGGCTGCTGAGCGGTACGTCACGTACTTGAAGCTCGAGACACTTCTGGGCACCCCGATGGCTCCACTGTTCTTCCGTCTCTTGGGTAATTCGGTCGGACGCGACGGAGAACTGGCGACCATGCCTCCTGTCACCGGTTTGGCCACAATCGGCGACCGAGTGTCGCTGGAACAAGAGGTCGATATCTTGGGCCACTGGATTGAAGGGGACACGTTCATCCTTGGCAGCATCGATATCGAAGATGGGGTCCGTGTCGGCCTTCGCACCTTTGTCACGCCTAACTCCCGCATCGGCGCCAACGCCGAAATCCTCTCGGGCTCGTGTGTTTCCGGTGAGGTCGCTCCGGGTCGCCTTTACGGTGGATCACCACTGGCAGACCGCGGCGAAGCCGGATTGACGTGGCCGGAGCTTTCTCCGGAGGAAGCTGCACGCCGCGGCTCTGTGACACTGGTGAACCGTTTCGAGCGCGGTATCTACTTCGGTGCAGGAATGGCGTGGATGACGCTGCTGCCCGTACTGGCAAGTCTGCCAGGCATCTTGCTGATCTATCCGACAGTGTGGTCCCGCGACCGGTACCAAGATGTGTTTCCGATTCTCGCAGCATGGACACCAGTCTTCATTCTTCTGGTCATGGTGACATGGCTCGCTTTGGTCGTGCTCAGCGTGCGGTTCTGCTCTGTGTTCATCCAGCCCGGGTACTTCCCGCAGCGAAGCACTACTGGCTGGGCGGTGTGGATGACCCACACTCTCCTGCAGAAGACATTGACCTCCACCTACTTCATGTACGCAGGGTGGTTGCCCCCGGCATTCCTGCGCATCCTTGGTGCTCGTGTTGGCGAGGACACCGAGATCTCAACCGTCGAGACCATTCCGCACCTGACCTCCATCGGCGACCGATGCTTCCTTGCGGACCACTCACTGTGCAGTGCTGCACGACAAGGCAACGGATGGGTCCACCTCGGAACGACGGTGGTGAGTGACGGCTCCTTCGTCGGTAATTCCGGAATTGTCGGTGCTGATCACGATCTTCCCGAAGACGCCCTCATCGCAGTGTTGTCTTCTTCCCCTTACCGGCCGGGCCGAGGCACCTCGTGGCTCGGACGTTCCATCCGTGAGATTCCCCGCGCCCACGTCGAAGCCGACGTGGCTCACACGTTCAAGCCACCGCGTTATCTCAAGGTGGCCCGCGCAGTCGTCGAGGCGTTCCGCATCGTGCCGATCATGGTGACGGCGTACCTCGATCTGTTCATCGTGTGGGTGCTCACCGAGATCTACATGCGTGCAGGCATGGGTCAGGCTGGATTCAACGCCGTCTTGTTGTGGGTGTTCCCGGTTGTGCTCGCCGCCGGAATCATCGCAAGTACTGTTCCCATCGTCGCGAAGTGGCTGCTGGTCGGAAGGTTCAAATCAGGCGACCATACCCTGTTCTCCACATTTGTGTGGCGCGGTGAGCTCGTCGATAACTTCGCCGAGTTGCTCGCTGTCCCGTCTTTGATCCGGATGTCGCTGGGTTCCCCTATGCACAACTGGTGGCTGCGCATGATGGGCTGCCATATTGGCAAGCACGTTTGGTGTGAATCGTGGTGGCTGCCTGAATTCGACTTGATCAGGCTCGGCGACCGTTCCACGGTCAACCGCGGAACCGTGTTGCAGACCCACCTGTTCCACGACAGAGTGATGGCCTTGGAGACCGTCGAGTTGGGCATGGGAGCCACCCTCGGCCCGAACAGCTTCATGTTGCCAGGATCGTCCCTAGGCGATCGAACGACGATCGAACCGGGCTCCCTGGTCTTGCGCAACGACGGTATCCCCGCGGATACTGTCTGGTCCGGCAACCCGGTCGCGCACGTAGAAGCGCCAGCAGACGAAGCGCCGGCAGACGATCAATCAGGCAAGGTCACTCTCTCAGATGCGCACTATTCCGCCGTTTGA
- a CDS encoding L-threonylcarbamoyladenylate synthase: MPSRVYDCLDPQGRKEGIEAATNAARAGQCVVIPTDTVYGIGADAFNPDACAKLLATKRRGPDMPVPVLVGSWTTIQGLVREFTDTAKTLVEAFWPGGLSIVVPEAPSLPWNLGDTRGTVLLRMPLQPVAIELLRETGPMAVSSANISGEAPPVTALGARNQFGEAVQVYLDGGKAEVGEPSTIIDISGPSPIILREGAISPERIGGVLGMTPEQLRRKDR, from the coding sequence ATGCCGAGCAGAGTCTACGACTGCCTCGACCCGCAGGGCCGGAAGGAAGGCATTGAGGCCGCGACGAACGCTGCGCGCGCGGGGCAGTGCGTGGTCATTCCTACCGACACGGTCTACGGCATCGGTGCCGACGCCTTCAATCCGGATGCCTGCGCGAAACTGCTGGCCACCAAGCGCCGCGGACCGGACATGCCGGTGCCTGTGCTTGTCGGGTCGTGGACCACGATTCAGGGCCTCGTGCGCGAGTTCACCGACACCGCGAAGACCCTTGTGGAAGCTTTCTGGCCCGGTGGCCTATCCATCGTTGTGCCGGAAGCGCCCTCCTTGCCGTGGAACCTGGGCGACACGCGCGGCACTGTGCTGCTGCGCATGCCGCTTCAACCAGTCGCAATCGAGTTGCTGCGCGAGACCGGCCCCATGGCGGTGTCCAGTGCGAACATTTCCGGTGAAGCACCGCCCGTGACAGCGCTGGGTGCGCGCAACCAGTTCGGCGAAGCTGTTCAGGTCTACTTGGACGGCGGCAAGGCAGAGGTGGGGGAGCCGTCCACCATCATCGACATCTCAGGGCCGAGCCCAATCATTCTGCGCGAAGGCGCGATCTCGCCGGAACGCATCGGCGGGGTTCTGGGAATGACGCCTGAACAACTCCGGCGGAAAGATCGCTAA
- the rho gene encoding transcription termination factor Rho, whose translation MTDTDNAAGQDRQDLASLKLPELRKIAADKGLRGTSALRKGELIEAITTGTVPQRAKQRASEQAAAEASGEQPTGRNEQNEQNNPEQGEKSGSEKSGSDNDGADSDEQRYESRSAARRARRNRAKHEHRAEQRGDRNDQQDEQQSDDHGQRDNRDNGDNRDNRDNRDNRDNQGGNNRQNNNRDNNRDGEGGGRRGRRNRRNRRNRDGNNNQGGGNNNQDFDPEDLQEIAGIVDIVDNNAAFVRTTGYRASQADVFINNNLVRRCGLRSGDAVIGQVRANGQGHTHGSGRNRQRYNQLVRVDTVNGMKVDDAKQRAEFHKLTPLYPNQRLRLETEPNILTTRVIDLVMPIGKGQRALIVSPPKAGKTTILQNIANAIAHNNPECYLMVVLVDERPEEVTDMQRSVKGEVIASTFDRPPSEHTAVAELAIERAKRLVEMGQDVVVLLDSITRLGRAYNNSSPASGRILSGGVDSNALYPPKRFLGAARNIEDGGSLTIIATAMVETGSAGDTVIFEEFKGTGNAELKLDRKIAERRVFPAVDVNPSGTRKDELLLAPEEARVMHKLRRILSALDPQAAIDLMIKQLKKTKNNGEFLVGVAQSAPMAADTETEEYQ comes from the coding sequence GTGACCGATACGGACAACGCAGCGGGCCAGGACCGCCAAGACCTTGCTTCGCTGAAGCTGCCTGAGCTACGCAAGATCGCTGCTGACAAAGGCCTTCGGGGGACCTCCGCCCTGCGCAAGGGCGAACTGATTGAAGCCATCACCACCGGCACCGTGCCGCAGCGCGCCAAGCAGCGCGCTTCCGAGCAGGCAGCCGCAGAGGCATCCGGTGAGCAGCCGACCGGGCGGAACGAGCAGAACGAGCAGAACAACCCGGAGCAGGGGGAGAAGTCTGGCTCCGAAAAGTCTGGTTCTGACAACGATGGCGCAGATTCCGATGAGCAGCGCTACGAATCCCGCTCCGCAGCGCGCCGTGCACGCCGCAACCGCGCCAAGCACGAGCACCGTGCCGAGCAGCGCGGCGACCGCAACGACCAGCAGGACGAGCAGCAGTCCGACGATCACGGCCAGCGTGACAACCGCGACAACGGTGATAACCGCGACAACCGCGACAATCGTGACAACCGTGACAATCAGGGCGGCAACAACCGCCAGAACAATAACCGCGATAACAACCGCGACGGTGAGGGTGGCGGCCGCCGGGGCCGCCGCAACCGCCGGAACCGCCGAAACCGCGACGGTAACAACAACCAGGGCGGCGGCAACAACAACCAGGACTTCGATCCGGAGGATCTGCAGGAGATCGCGGGTATCGTCGACATCGTCGACAACAATGCCGCGTTTGTCCGCACCACGGGTTACCGCGCTAGCCAGGCTGATGTCTTCATCAACAACAACTTGGTCCGCCGCTGCGGCCTGCGCTCGGGCGACGCTGTGATCGGTCAGGTCCGGGCTAACGGCCAAGGCCACACGCACGGTTCTGGCCGTAACCGTCAGCGCTACAACCAGCTGGTGCGCGTGGACACGGTCAACGGGATGAAAGTGGACGACGCGAAGCAGCGTGCTGAGTTCCACAAGCTCACCCCGCTGTACCCGAACCAGCGTCTGCGCCTTGAGACGGAGCCGAATATCCTGACCACCCGCGTGATCGACCTGGTCATGCCGATTGGTAAGGGGCAGCGCGCCTTGATCGTGTCCCCGCCGAAGGCCGGTAAGACGACGATTCTGCAGAACATCGCGAACGCGATCGCGCACAACAACCCTGAGTGCTACCTCATGGTCGTGCTTGTGGATGAGCGCCCGGAGGAAGTCACGGACATGCAACGCTCCGTCAAGGGCGAGGTCATCGCATCGACCTTCGACCGTCCGCCAAGCGAGCACACCGCTGTCGCCGAGCTGGCCATCGAGCGTGCAAAGCGCCTGGTGGAGATGGGCCAGGACGTTGTGGTCCTGCTGGATTCCATCACCCGCCTGGGTCGCGCGTACAACAACTCGTCGCCGGCGTCGGGCCGCATCCTTTCTGGCGGTGTGGACTCCAACGCGCTTTACCCGCCGAAGCGATTCCTGGGTGCAGCGCGCAACATCGAGGACGGCGGTTCGCTGACCATCATCGCTACCGCCATGGTGGAGACCGGGTCCGCTGGTGACACCGTGATCTTCGAGGAGTTCAAGGGCACCGGCAACGCTGAGCTCAAGCTCGACCGCAAGATCGCCGAGCGCCGCGTGTTCCCAGCGGTCGATGTCAACCCGTCCGGCACCCGCAAGGACGAGCTGCTGCTCGCACCGGAGGAAGCGCGCGTCATGCACAAGCTGCGCCGCATTCTTTCTGCGCTGGACCCGCAAGCGGCGATCGACCTTATGATCAAGCAGCTGAAGAAGACGAAGAACAACGGCGAGTTCCTCGTCGGCGTGGCGCAGTCCGCGCCGATGGCCGCCGACACGGAAACCGAGGAGTACCAGTAA
- a CDS encoding MraY family glycosyltransferase → MSGAGVPLRELGLVILVAAVITYLATGPVRSMLVRTGRVAEIRERDVHTQPTPSLGGVAMFTGFLSAVFLAMQLPALTRGFAPVTPEMTAVVIGAFLIVVVGVIDDLYELAALPKFAGQVLAAVTMAVLGLSFNVIYLPFDGGTTLILDQTQGIIVSTLITVTLINAFNFVDGIDGLSAGLGLIAGAAILVFSLTVLHDQGGAVSAYPPAIICAGLVGICGGILPHNFEPARIFMGDTGAMLIGLLLAAASISASGKINMSLYGTADFVALISPFIVVVAAIALPVIDLVMAVIRRVSQGKSPFSADRQHIHHRLLALGHTHRRTVLVLYMWVTAIAFGTVSFSIVPARYAAAFTAIALVLAIAATSVPWMRGKIGPQSEG, encoded by the coding sequence ATGTCAGGCGCTGGCGTCCCGCTCCGCGAGCTGGGTCTGGTGATCCTCGTGGCCGCGGTGATCACCTACCTGGCTACAGGCCCCGTGCGCTCCATGCTCGTGCGCACCGGACGAGTGGCCGAGATCCGCGAGCGCGACGTGCATACCCAACCCACTCCGAGCCTCGGGGGAGTGGCGATGTTCACCGGTTTCTTGTCCGCGGTATTCCTGGCCATGCAGCTGCCAGCTCTGACCCGCGGATTCGCTCCGGTCACGCCGGAGATGACGGCTGTGGTCATCGGCGCATTCCTCATCGTCGTGGTAGGCGTCATCGATGACCTATACGAGCTCGCGGCTTTGCCGAAGTTCGCCGGCCAGGTGCTCGCCGCCGTGACCATGGCGGTATTGGGGCTGTCGTTCAATGTCATCTACTTACCTTTCGACGGTGGGACCACGCTCATCCTCGACCAGACGCAAGGCATCATTGTGTCCACGCTAATCACTGTGACTTTGATCAATGCCTTCAACTTTGTCGACGGCATCGACGGCCTCTCCGCTGGGCTGGGGCTCATCGCCGGGGCAGCGATTCTGGTGTTCTCCCTGACTGTCCTGCACGACCAAGGCGGCGCCGTGTCCGCATACCCGCCGGCAATCATCTGTGCCGGTCTCGTGGGCATCTGCGGCGGCATTCTTCCGCACAACTTTGAACCTGCCCGGATCTTCATGGGGGACACCGGAGCAATGCTCATCGGCCTGCTGTTGGCGGCAGCGTCGATCTCCGCGTCCGGCAAGATCAACATGTCTCTGTATGGCACCGCGGACTTCGTGGCACTGATCAGCCCGTTCATTGTCGTCGTGGCCGCGATTGCGCTACCTGTCATCGACCTAGTCATGGCCGTGATCCGCCGCGTATCTCAAGGGAAGAGCCCTTTCTCGGCGGACCGGCAGCACATTCACCACCGACTCCTCGCCCTCGGCCACACCCACCGGCGCACTGTTCTCGTCCTGTATATGTGGGTGACTGCTATCGCGTTCGGTACCGTGAGCTTCTCCATCGTGCCTGCGCGCTACGCGGCGGCATTCACGGCAATCGCGCTCGTGCTAGCAATCGCGGCGACCTCAGTACCGTGGATGCGCGGAAAGATCGGCCCGCAATCTGAGGGATAG
- a CDS encoding N5-glutamine methyltransferase family protein yields MRWNSSELANAVSAAERRFTEAGVASPSYDARFIAASLLDVSSHISLPFTSPTEIPDGFFARFEEAVSRREKHEPLQRIIGTAPFGIHDLKVGPGVFIPRPETEVLAEWAVAAFAEYLDSLSDDEIDAPDFQPVVVDLGTGSGALAIYIAQRVDADLVIGVEKSPVALAAARANADEHGGRGAEIQIISGDMTDPHLLEEYSGKVGLVVANPPYVPFEPEESGALQPEIYHDPPEAVFSGADGMDAIRGLIPVAARLLAPGGKLGIEHDDSTAGRTRELVDKHGAFERVENLADLTGRDRFVTASKLREID; encoded by the coding sequence GTGCGCTGGAACTCGTCAGAGCTCGCCAATGCAGTGTCGGCAGCTGAGCGCAGGTTCACCGAGGCAGGGGTCGCCTCGCCGTCCTACGATGCGCGGTTCATTGCCGCATCGCTTCTCGACGTATCCAGCCACATCTCCTTACCATTCACCTCTCCCACGGAGATCCCCGACGGGTTCTTCGCCCGATTCGAGGAAGCCGTTTCGCGCCGAGAGAAACATGAGCCGCTGCAGCGCATCATCGGCACCGCACCGTTCGGGATCCATGATCTGAAAGTGGGCCCAGGGGTGTTCATTCCGCGGCCAGAGACTGAAGTCCTCGCGGAATGGGCGGTGGCGGCGTTCGCGGAGTACCTCGACAGTCTCTCCGACGATGAGATTGACGCCCCTGATTTTCAGCCGGTCGTCGTAGATTTAGGTACCGGCTCGGGTGCGTTGGCAATCTATATTGCGCAACGTGTCGATGCGGATTTGGTCATCGGAGTGGAGAAATCTCCCGTAGCGCTTGCCGCGGCCCGAGCCAACGCAGACGAGCATGGTGGTCGCGGTGCTGAGATCCAGATCATCTCCGGTGACATGACCGACCCGCACTTGCTGGAGGAGTACTCCGGCAAGGTCGGCCTTGTGGTGGCGAACCCGCCGTACGTGCCGTTTGAACCCGAAGAGTCCGGCGCTTTGCAGCCGGAGATCTATCACGACCCTCCTGAAGCCGTCTTCTCTGGTGCTGACGGAATGGACGCTATCCGGGGTCTCATCCCCGTGGCGGCGCGTTTATTGGCACCGGGGGGAAAGCTCGGGATTGAGCATGACGACTCGACGGCGGGCCGCACGCGTGAGCTCGTCGATAAGCACGGGGCGTTTGAGCGCGTCGAGAACCTTGCGGACTTAACCGGCAGGGATCGGTTTGTCACGGCGAGTAAACTACGAGAAATCGACTAG
- the prfA gene encoding peptide chain release factor 1, whose translation MAANTQVSLVDDYVSEYQGIQAQMGDPDVVGDQDLFRKLSKRYAQLQPIINVNNELTQAREDLEAAQEMAAEDKEFAEEATRLEGEIVRLEEELADLLAPRDEHDADDVIMEIKAGAGGEEAALFAGDLARMYQKYAEKAGLSWDVLDLSESDLGGVKDMTVAVKAKNPSRDGAWSMLKFEGGVHRVQRIPVTESQGRIQTSAAGVLVYPEPEEVEAVDIDEKDLRVDVYRSSGKGGQGVNTTDSAVRITHLPTGIVVTCQKERSQIQNRARAMQVLQARLDQLEREKAEAEAAEGRASQVRTMDRSERIRTYNWPENRISDHRINYKSNNLDAVLDGNMDDIITALQTHERQERLEAEQ comes from the coding sequence ATGGCAGCTAACACGCAGGTTTCGCTTGTCGACGACTACGTTTCCGAATACCAGGGCATCCAGGCCCAAATGGGTGACCCGGACGTTGTCGGCGACCAGGATCTCTTCCGCAAGCTGTCGAAGCGCTACGCGCAGCTCCAGCCGATTATCAACGTCAATAACGAGCTGACGCAGGCCCGCGAGGACCTTGAGGCAGCTCAAGAGATGGCGGCCGAGGACAAGGAGTTCGCCGAGGAGGCCACGCGCCTTGAGGGCGAGATTGTCCGCCTCGAAGAGGAGCTGGCTGACCTGCTCGCGCCCCGCGACGAGCATGACGCCGATGACGTGATCATGGAGATCAAAGCCGGCGCCGGCGGCGAGGAAGCCGCGTTGTTTGCTGGCGATCTGGCGCGCATGTACCAGAAGTACGCGGAGAAAGCTGGTTTGTCCTGGGACGTTTTAGACCTGTCCGAGTCCGATCTCGGCGGCGTCAAGGACATGACTGTCGCCGTGAAGGCGAAGAACCCCTCCCGCGACGGTGCATGGTCGATGCTGAAGTTCGAAGGCGGTGTCCACCGCGTGCAGCGTATTCCGGTGACGGAGTCACAGGGACGCATTCAGACGTCGGCAGCCGGCGTGCTGGTGTACCCGGAGCCGGAAGAGGTCGAAGCTGTCGACATCGACGAGAAGGACCTCCGCGTTGACGTCTACCGTTCTTCCGGTAAGGGCGGCCAGGGAGTCAACACGACTGACTCCGCTGTGCGCATCACTCACCTACCCACGGGCATTGTGGTGACGTGCCAGAAAGAGCGTTCCCAGATCCAGAACCGCGCTCGCGCGATGCAGGTGCTCCAGGCCCGCCTGGATCAGCTTGAGCGTGAGAAGGCGGAAGCCGAAGCGGCAGAAGGTCGCGCATCCCAGGTCCGCACCATGGACCGGTCTGAGCGCATCCGCACCTACAACTGGCCGGAGAACCGCATCTCGGACCACCGCATCAACTACAAGTCGAACAACTTGGACGCGGTGCTCGACGGCAACATGGACGACATCATCACCGCGCTGCAGACCCACGAGCGCCAGGAGCGCCTCGAAGCAGAGCAGTAA